In one Phenylobacterium glaciei genomic region, the following are encoded:
- the rpoH gene encoding RNA polymerase sigma factor RpoH gives MKSMATNALSVMSPDGGLSRYLTEIRKFPMLAKDEEFMLAKRWKEHEDPEAAHRMVTSHLRLVAKIAMGYRGYGLPIGEVISEGNVGLMQAVKKFEPDKGFRLATYAMWWIRASIQEYILRSWSLVKMGTTAAQKKLFFNLRKAKSQISAFQDGDLHPDQVAIIATKLGVLNEEVISMNRRLSGPDASLNAPLRVDGDSEWQDWLEDETSVSQETQVAENQERTQRMGLLEEAMTELSDRERHILTERRLKDDPSTLEELASEYGVSRERVRQIEVRAFEKLQKSMRTAAQERNLVNA, from the coding sequence TTGAAATCCATGGCCACGAACGCGCTGTCCGTGATGTCGCCCGATGGCGGCCTGAGCCGGTATCTCACCGAGATCCGGAAATTTCCGATGTTGGCCAAGGATGAGGAATTCATGCTGGCCAAGCGCTGGAAGGAACATGAAGACCCGGAGGCCGCCCACCGCATGGTGACCTCCCACCTGCGCCTGGTGGCCAAGATCGCCATGGGCTATCGCGGCTACGGCCTGCCGATCGGGGAAGTGATCTCCGAGGGCAATGTCGGCCTGATGCAGGCGGTGAAGAAGTTCGAGCCCGACAAGGGTTTCCGCCTGGCCACCTACGCCATGTGGTGGATCCGCGCCTCGATCCAGGAGTACATCCTGCGATCCTGGAGCCTCGTGAAGATGGGCACCACGGCGGCGCAGAAGAAGCTGTTCTTCAACCTGCGCAAGGCCAAGAGCCAGATCAGCGCCTTCCAGGACGGCGATCTGCACCCGGACCAGGTGGCCATCATCGCCACCAAGCTTGGGGTGCTGAACGAGGAAGTCATCTCGATGAACCGCCGGCTGTCGGGCCCCGACGCCTCGCTGAACGCGCCGTTGCGCGTGGACGGCGACAGCGAGTGGCAGGACTGGCTGGAGGATGAGACCTCCGTCAGCCAGGAGACCCAGGTCGCCGAGAACCAGGAACGGACCCAGCGCATGGGTCTGCTGGAGGAAGCGATGACCGAGCTCTCCGACCGCGAGCGTCACATCCTGACCGAGCGGCGCCTGAAGGACGATCCCTCGACCCTGGAGGAGCTGGCCTCCGAATACGGCGTCAGCCGCGAGCGGGTGCGCCAGATCGAGGTACGCGCCTTCGAAAAACTGCAGAAGTCGATGCGGACCGCCGCGCAGGAACGGAACCTGGTCAACGCCTGA
- a CDS encoding RluA family pseudouridine synthase: MNTADDEEVLVGDILALTLTAEQAGGRLDKTLAEHLPDLSRARIQALMAAGQVTREGKVLTDTSAKAQAGEYELLIPPPEAAEPQAQAIALTVLYEDAYLIVVDKPPGMAVHPAPGTPSGTLVNALLHHCGDSLSGIGGVARPGIVHRIDKETSGVVVVAKTDAAHQGLSALFAAHDIDRIYVALVRGAPTPPKATIVTQIGRSSTDRKKMAVLKSGGREAITHYSTRTVFGQQKKPQAARLECTLETGRTHQIRVHLASKGSPCLGDPVYGSGPPTPAVRDAMAQAGLTRQALHAAVLGFVHPVTGETLRFESPLPPDMAQLEALLSAL; the protein is encoded by the coding sequence ATGAACACTGCCGACGACGAAGAGGTTCTGGTTGGCGACATCCTCGCCCTGACCCTGACGGCCGAGCAGGCCGGCGGGCGGCTGGACAAGACCCTGGCCGAACACCTGCCGGATCTGTCGCGGGCCCGCATCCAGGCGCTGATGGCGGCGGGACAGGTCACCCGCGAAGGCAAGGTGCTCACCGACACCTCGGCCAAGGCCCAGGCCGGTGAGTATGAACTGCTGATCCCGCCGCCGGAGGCCGCCGAGCCGCAGGCGCAGGCGATCGCGCTCACCGTGCTCTATGAGGACGCCTACCTGATCGTGGTGGACAAGCCGCCGGGGATGGCCGTCCATCCGGCGCCCGGCACGCCCAGCGGCACGCTGGTCAACGCCCTGCTGCATCACTGCGGCGACTCGCTGTCGGGCATCGGCGGGGTGGCGCGGCCGGGCATCGTCCACCGTATCGACAAGGAAACCTCCGGCGTCGTGGTGGTGGCCAAGACCGACGCCGCTCACCAGGGGCTCTCGGCCCTGTTCGCGGCCCACGACATCGACCGGATCTATGTGGCCCTGGTGCGTGGCGCGCCGACGCCGCCCAAGGCCACCATCGTCACCCAGATCGGCCGCTCCTCCACCGACCGCAAGAAGATGGCGGTGCTGAAGTCGGGCGGCCGCGAGGCCATCACCCACTATTCGACCCGGACGGTGTTCGGTCAGCAGAAGAAACCCCAGGCCGCCCGGCTGGAATGCACCCTGGAGACCGGCCGCACCCACCAGATCCGCGTGCACCTGGCGTCCAAGGGCAGCCCCTGCCTGGGCGACCCGGTCTATGGCTCGGGCCCGCCGACTCCGGCGGTAAGGGACGCGATGGCGCAGGCCGGCCTGACCCGCCAGGCCCTTCATGCCGCCGTGCTGGGCTTCGTCCATCCGGTGACCGGCGAAACCCTGCGCTTCGAGAGCCCCCTGCCCCCGGATATGGCGCAGCTGGAAGCTTTGCTCTCAGCCCTGTGA
- a CDS encoding ferritin has translation MSSEGLHVPREKLSRKTLNMHYAITSLIEELEAVDWYRQRADDCDDPDLKAILLHNAHEEIEHASMALEWIRRNDDQFAEQLKEFLFTKGSITGHEEEASDKSGL, from the coding sequence ATGTCCAGCGAAGGCCTTCACGTCCCGCGCGAGAAGCTGTCCAGGAAGACCCTGAACATGCACTACGCCATCACCTCGCTCATCGAGGAGCTGGAGGCGGTGGACTGGTACCGGCAGCGCGCCGACGACTGCGACGACCCCGACCTGAAGGCCATCCTGCTGCACAACGCCCATGAGGAGATCGAGCATGCCTCGATGGCTCTGGAGTGGATCCGCCGCAACGACGATCAGTTCGCCGAGCAGCTGAAGGAATTCCTCTTCACCAAGGGCTCGATCACCGGCCACGAGGAAGAGGCGAGCGACAAGAGCGGACTGTAG
- a CDS encoding ATP-binding protein produces MAERNSERPGAEGLTPAARLNNLPATWKLTLAFAVVLSAIAAMGAVLAINLRVVQQADAADNHAHKVAATASSALFVLTRQEDSLRGYIISGDPFYARRIADDHRPLFQARMTELERLAAGDPMLLGQIDQAQAAYDIWNEWAVVRALELAGVRGTRSLAAEMVGPASPADDLIAPAERALEYIQAQSQRAVETSGERKTEAMRAMGTALTLGVLFAALSAAVMGLALRRSMANPIVRLTEVMKRLAGGDLSVSIPAVERRDEVGLMAKAVVTFRDAAVEKQLLEAEAELRREEAQALSLQAQAANHAKSEFLATMAHELRTPLNGVLGLVDVMGRTDLTPAQKEHLATIGASGRALVSVVNDVLDISRIEAGSLEVLPEPFDLDRLTGDLAAIYGAIAADKGLAFALTVEPAIQGWRIGDAARLRQIAGNLISNGLKFTQAGEVRAAFALRGDQIVLEVNDTGIGVASHQQAAMFDRFVQADGSSTRRFGGAGLGLAICKELSELMGGSISFTSELGVGSTFTLQVPMPACAAPAEAQDAAPMDDKLRILVVDDNATNRLVLCALLEQLGLAAECVVNGVEAVAAWEAKAWDAILMDIHMPEMDGVTATSSIRRREIELGRDKTPIIAVTASVQPEETRGYLSAGMDNCVPKPVDTRVLVSALQGVLAA; encoded by the coding sequence GTGGCCGAACGCAATTCAGAGCGCCCAGGCGCCGAAGGGCTGACACCGGCCGCCCGCCTGAACAACCTGCCGGCGACCTGGAAGCTCACCCTGGCTTTCGCTGTCGTGCTGTCGGCCATCGCCGCCATGGGCGCGGTCCTGGCGATCAATCTCCGCGTGGTCCAGCAGGCGGACGCCGCCGACAATCACGCCCACAAGGTCGCGGCCACCGCCAGCAGCGCCCTCTTTGTCCTGACCCGTCAGGAAGACTCGCTGCGCGGCTACATCATTTCCGGTGACCCCTTCTATGCCCGGCGTATCGCCGACGACCACCGGCCCCTGTTCCAGGCGCGCATGACCGAACTGGAGCGGCTGGCCGCCGGTGACCCCATGCTGCTGGGGCAAATTGACCAGGCGCAAGCGGCCTATGACATCTGGAACGAATGGGCGGTCGTTCGCGCCCTGGAGCTGGCAGGCGTCCGAGGCACCAGGTCCCTGGCCGCCGAGATGGTCGGTCCGGCCAGCCCCGCCGACGACCTGATCGCGCCAGCCGAACGGGCCCTGGAATACATCCAGGCGCAAAGCCAACGGGCGGTGGAGACCAGCGGTGAGCGCAAGACCGAGGCGATGCGCGCCATGGGTACGGCCTTGACCCTGGGCGTGCTGTTCGCGGCTCTCAGCGCCGCGGTCATGGGCCTGGCGCTCCGGCGCAGCATGGCCAATCCCATTGTGCGGCTGACCGAGGTGATGAAACGCCTGGCCGGCGGCGACCTTTCGGTCTCGATCCCGGCTGTCGAACGGCGCGACGAGGTTGGTCTGATGGCCAAGGCGGTGGTCACCTTCCGCGACGCCGCCGTGGAAAAGCAGCTGCTGGAGGCCGAGGCGGAGCTGCGCCGGGAGGAGGCCCAGGCCCTGTCGCTGCAGGCCCAGGCGGCCAACCACGCCAAGTCGGAATTCCTGGCCACCATGGCCCATGAGCTTCGCACCCCGCTCAATGGCGTGCTCGGGCTGGTGGACGTCATGGGCCGGACCGATCTGACCCCGGCGCAGAAAGAACACCTGGCCACGATCGGCGCGTCGGGCCGGGCCCTCGTCAGCGTGGTCAACGACGTCCTAGACATCTCCCGGATCGAGGCCGGTAGCCTGGAGGTTCTGCCCGAGCCCTTCGACCTGGACCGCCTGACCGGCGATCTGGCCGCGATCTACGGCGCCATAGCCGCCGACAAGGGCCTGGCCTTCGCCTTGACCGTGGAACCCGCCATCCAGGGCTGGAGGATCGGCGACGCCGCGCGGTTGCGGCAGATCGCCGGCAACCTGATCTCCAATGGACTGAAGTTCACGCAGGCTGGAGAGGTCCGCGCCGCCTTCGCCCTGCGCGGCGATCAGATTGTGCTGGAGGTCAACGACACCGGGATCGGCGTGGCCTCCCACCAGCAGGCCGCGATGTTCGACCGCTTCGTCCAGGCCGATGGGTCCTCGACCCGACGCTTCGGAGGCGCGGGCCTGGGCCTGGCGATCTGCAAGGAATTGTCGGAACTGATGGGGGGATCCATCAGCTTCACCAGCGAGCTGGGGGTGGGCTCGACCTTCACCCTTCAGGTTCCCATGCCCGCCTGCGCGGCGCCGGCCGAGGCGCAGGACGCCGCGCCCATGGACGACAAGCTGCGCATCCTGGTGGTGGACGACAACGCCACCAACCGGCTGGTGCTCTGCGCCCTGCTGGAGCAGCTGGGCCTTGCCGCCGAATGCGTCGTCAACGGGGTCGAGGCGGTGGCCGCCTGGGAGGCCAAGGCCTGGGACGCCATCCTGATGGACATCCACATGCCCGAGATGGACGGCGTGACCGCCACCTCAAGCATCCGCCGGCGCGAGATTGAGCTCGGACGCGACAAGACCCCGATCATCGCCGTCACAGCCAGCGTGCAGCCCGAGGAAACCCGGGGATACCTGTCGGCCGGCATGGACAACTGCGTGCCCAAGCCCGTCGACACCCGCGTCCTAGTGAGCGCGCTCCAGGGCGTCCTCGCCGCGTAG
- a CDS encoding adenylosuccinate synthase, with product MGNVTVIGGQWGDEGKGKVIDWLANRADVVVRFQGGNNAGHTIVVGNSTYKLSLLPSGVVQGKLSIIGNGVVVDPWSLLDEIERAKGQGLKVNPDILVLADNATLILPLHRDLDQAREARAGAGKIGTTGRGIGPAYEDKVGRRAIRFADLADPAALETKIERLLAHHGALRKGLDLPEVTPAEILALLLEVAPKVMPYVKPAWRVLGQAIKDGQRVLFEGAQATLLDVDHGTYPFVTSSNTVAGQAAAGAGVGPHAGGYVLGIVKAYTTRVGEGPFPTELHDETGRLLGERGHEFGTVTGRPRRCGWFDAALVRQSIAVGGIQGIVLTKLDILDGFKTLKVCTHYKLRGQDIDYLPAGLRDQAALEPVYEELEGWSESTAGARTWKDLPANAVKYVRRIEELIGAPAAMVSTSPQRDDTIMMRDPFQD from the coding sequence ATGGGTAATGTCACAGTCATCGGCGGCCAGTGGGGCGACGAAGGTAAGGGCAAGGTCATCGACTGGCTGGCCAACCGCGCCGACGTCGTGGTTCGCTTCCAGGGCGGCAATAACGCCGGCCACACCATCGTGGTGGGCAATTCCACCTACAAGCTGTCCCTGCTGCCCTCGGGCGTGGTGCAGGGCAAGCTGTCGATCATCGGCAACGGCGTGGTGGTGGACCCCTGGTCCCTGCTGGACGAGATCGAGCGCGCCAAGGGCCAGGGCCTGAAGGTCAACCCCGACATCCTGGTGCTGGCCGATAACGCGACCCTCATCCTGCCCCTGCACCGCGACCTGGACCAGGCCCGCGAGGCCCGCGCCGGGGCCGGCAAGATCGGCACCACAGGCCGGGGCATTGGCCCGGCCTATGAGGACAAGGTCGGCCGCCGCGCCATCCGCTTCGCCGACCTGGCCGATCCCGCCGCGCTGGAGACCAAGATCGAGCGCCTGCTTGCCCACCACGGCGCCCTGCGTAAGGGCCTGGACCTGCCGGAGGTCACGCCCGCCGAGATTCTGGCCCTGCTGCTCGAGGTCGCGCCCAAGGTCATGCCCTATGTGAAGCCCGCCTGGCGGGTGCTGGGCCAGGCGATCAAGGACGGCCAGCGCGTGCTGTTCGAAGGCGCTCAGGCCACCCTGCTGGACGTCGACCACGGCACCTATCCCTTCGTCACCTCGTCCAACACCGTGGCCGGCCAGGCTGCGGCGGGCGCCGGCGTCGGCCCCCACGCCGGCGGCTACGTCCTGGGGATCGTCAAGGCCTACACCACCCGGGTCGGCGAGGGACCGTTCCCCACCGAGCTGCACGACGAGACCGGCCGTCTGCTCGGCGAGCGGGGCCACGAGTTCGGCACCGTCACCGGCCGCCCGCGCCGCTGCGGCTGGTTCGACGCGGCCCTGGTGCGCCAGTCCATCGCGGTCGGCGGCATCCAGGGGATCGTGCTGACCAAGCTCGACATCCTGGACGGCTTCAAGACCCTGAAGGTCTGCACCCACTACAAGCTGCGCGGCCAGGACATCGACTACCTGCCCGCCGGCCTGCGCGACCAGGCGGCTCTGGAGCCGGTCTATGAAGAGCTCGAGGGCTGGAGCGAAAGCACCGCCGGCGCGCGCACCTGGAAAGACCTCCCTGCCAACGCCGTGAAGTATGTGCGCCGCATCGAGGAACTGATCGGGGCGCCTGCCGCCATGGTCTCCACCAGCCCGCAGCGAGACGACACCATCATGATGCGCGATCCCTTCCAGGACTGA
- a CDS encoding response regulator, translated as MFNEEYKLIQRMVPMLQRVLIVDPAPASARLLADLMRNISAGHLWNAPSNRKGLETAEQVNPQLIFVELTGANVDGVDFTRRVRRSEMNCRQAPIIMVTATATAAAILGARDAGVHEFLRKPYTAKDLLRRLEAVTLRPRDWVEAVDYIGPDRRRFNSGDYTGKLKRRSDIKTTPDAARITQALKILKSAVSAAASDPKQALRSMQAQGADLQKAAVAVGDLKLVTTVADFQRYLAAAADRGVLIPEEVARKAAPLLALLPAEELSRKPSDRAVVSI; from the coding sequence GTGTTCAACGAAGAATACAAGCTGATTCAGCGCATGGTCCCCATGCTGCAGAGAGTGCTGATCGTTGATCCGGCGCCGGCCAGCGCACGTCTGCTGGCCGACCTGATGCGCAATATCTCAGCAGGCCATCTCTGGAACGCGCCGAGTAACCGCAAGGGCCTGGAGACCGCCGAGCAGGTCAATCCGCAGCTGATCTTCGTCGAGCTCACCGGCGCCAATGTCGATGGGGTGGACTTCACCCGCCGGGTGCGCCGAAGCGAGATGAACTGCCGTCAGGCGCCCATCATCATGGTCACCGCGACGGCCACGGCCGCCGCCATCCTCGGCGCCCGCGACGCCGGGGTGCATGAATTCCTGCGCAAGCCTTACACCGCCAAGGACCTGCTGCGCCGCCTGGAGGCCGTCACCCTGCGGCCCCGCGACTGGGTGGAGGCGGTGGACTATATCGGCCCCGACCGCCGCCGGTTCAATTCGGGCGACTATACCGGCAAGCTCAAGCGCCGCTCAGATATCAAGACCACCCCGGACGCCGCCCGTATCACCCAGGCGCTGAAGATCCTGAAGTCCGCGGTCTCGGCGGCGGCCAGCGATCCGAAGCAGGCCCTGCGCTCGATGCAGGCGCAGGGCGCCGACCTGCAGAAGGCCGCCGTGGCGGTGGGTGATTTGAAGCTGGTGACCACCGTAGCCGACTTCCAGCGCTACCTGGCCGCCGCCGCCGACCGTGGCGTGCTGATCCCCGAGGAAGTCGCCCGCAAGGCCGCTCCGCTGCTGGCCTTGCTGCCGGCTGAGGAGCTCAGCCGTAAACCGTCCGACCGTGCGGTGGTCTCGATCTAG
- a CDS encoding threonine ammonia-lyase: MSVTLADIEAAAARIKGHAIETPLIESPALNDRLGRRVLIKPETLQRVGAFKFRGAYNRLVQLDAEERRARVVAFSSGNHAQGVALAARLLGIPALIVMPADAPAVKVEATRGYGAEIRLYDRLTEDRVAIAAEIASQRGSVVVPAFDDLDIIAGQGTVGLELVSQAKARGVTLDVVVSPVGGGGLMAGLSTAVKALSPSTALVGVEPEGFDDTLRSLKAGARQTLTPTTRSLCDALETPAPGELTFPILQRNVADIAVVSDAEVSDALRYAFATLKLVVEPGGCVGLAALLAGKVRSWGDGTTGLVLSGGNVDPALFAEILAGG; encoded by the coding sequence ATGAGCGTGACCCTGGCCGACATCGAGGCCGCCGCGGCGCGGATCAAGGGCCATGCGATCGAGACGCCGCTGATCGAGAGCCCGGCGCTGAACGATCGCCTGGGCCGCCGGGTGCTGATCAAGCCCGAGACCCTGCAGCGGGTTGGGGCCTTCAAGTTCCGGGGCGCCTATAACCGCCTGGTCCAGCTCGACGCTGAGGAGCGCAGAGCCCGTGTCGTGGCCTTCTCGTCTGGCAACCACGCCCAGGGCGTGGCGCTGGCGGCCAGACTGCTGGGCATCCCCGCCCTGATCGTCATGCCGGCTGACGCGCCCGCCGTGAAGGTGGAGGCCACGCGGGGCTATGGCGCGGAAATCCGGCTCTATGACCGGCTGACCGAGGATCGGGTGGCCATCGCCGCAGAGATCGCGTCGCAGCGGGGTTCCGTCGTGGTTCCAGCCTTCGACGACCTGGACATCATCGCCGGCCAGGGCACGGTCGGCCTGGAGCTGGTGAGCCAGGCCAAGGCTCGAGGCGTCACACTCGACGTGGTGGTCTCGCCCGTCGGCGGCGGGGGCCTCATGGCCGGGCTCTCAACGGCTGTGAAGGCGCTGTCACCGAGCACCGCCCTGGTGGGGGTCGAGCCAGAGGGTTTCGACGACACTCTGCGCTCGCTGAAGGCAGGGGCGCGTCAGACGCTCACCCCCACCACCCGCTCGCTCTGCGACGCCTTGGAAACACCGGCGCCAGGCGAACTCACTTTCCCGATCCTGCAGCGGAACGTCGCGGACATCGCCGTGGTCAGCGACGCCGAGGTCTCCGACGCCCTGCGCTACGCCTTCGCCACCCTGAAGCTGGTGGTGGAGCCGGGCGGCTGCGTGGGTCTCGCCGCGCTGCTGGCCGGTAAGGTCAGGAGTTGGGGCGACGGCACGACCGGCCTGGTGCTCTCCGGGGGCAATGTTGATCCGGCCCTGTTCGCCGAGATCCTGGCCGGCGGCTAG
- a CDS encoding efflux RND transporter permease subunit, translating into MTHAPQDHDDGRGFQISSWAIRNPVPVVVLFIALVLAGMISYGGLPVKQFPNVQFPMVNITVTQSGAAPGEIETQITRPVEDALAGISNVKNIYSTVTLGVSTTNVEFELGEDLQKKTDEVRSRMDQTRAVLPREIDEPTVTRVELDSQPILTYAVAAPAMSDAELSWFIDDTIARELQTEKGVSQISRVGGVNREINILIDPDRMAARGLTAPQINTALRGFDIDAPGGRVAIGGREQTLRVLGAVNTLNALRDLTIPTGGGRYVKLTDVAEVGDGSSEVRGFARLNGAAVVGFQVMKTRDSSDVGVDDAVIKAIAKLEQAHPGVKFTRIFSSVDETRASFRATQHVLLEGMLLAAIVVFVFLRDWRSTMITAFAMPISLIPTFFFMKLFGFSLNVVTLLALTLVVGILVDDAIVEIENIEKRVAQGMRPFKAALQGADAIGLAVVATTMAIVVVFMPVSFMKGMAGQFFREFGLTVCVAVLFSLVVARLLTPLMAAYLLKPTSHPVERKPFEGFYRNALEWSLDHRIVACILGGVVFVGSLFLVPMLPQGFQPAGDPDYIYVDLQGPPGASAAAMEDVALRVSHVFMGRPGVRAVFAQVGSTASSGGPGFGGAGGGSDLRNGTVTVLLDEHRTISGDELKAQTRQALREVPDARITFLNFQGSAGLQAILASNDPAALTAASLELEKQMRTIDIIADPHASAPPIGPELVIRPRADEAARLGVSVDTIAQVARVATVGDIDANVAKLTAGERRIPIRIRMPADARADLERIKALRIPTVTGGSTTLDAVADVSFQAGPAKIDRLNRKRQLTIQAELNGAELGDAYKRVRALPIMKHLPPGVAPAETGQLEAQQELFGSFGLALFAGVAMIYGVLVLLFRSFFKPAVILTALPLSFAGAFLGLLIFNLSLSIPSLIGFLMLMGLAAKNSILLVEYAIEREREGIPQRDAILEACRERARPIVMTTMAMAAGMLPTAFALEKGAEFRQPMAVAVIGGLITSTLLSLVLVPVVYELVDDFEMWLRPRLAKLVTPRDAPAVAAPEDRL; encoded by the coding sequence CCGGTGGAGGACGCGCTGGCCGGCATCTCCAACGTCAAGAACATCTACTCGACCGTGACGCTGGGGGTCTCCACCACCAATGTCGAGTTCGAGCTGGGTGAGGACCTGCAGAAGAAGACCGACGAGGTCCGCTCGCGCATGGACCAGACCCGGGCGGTACTGCCCCGCGAGATCGACGAGCCGACGGTCACCCGGGTGGAGCTGGATAGCCAGCCGATCCTGACCTACGCCGTGGCCGCCCCGGCCATGTCGGACGCCGAGCTTTCCTGGTTCATCGACGACACCATCGCCCGCGAGCTCCAGACCGAGAAGGGGGTCTCCCAGATTTCCCGCGTCGGCGGGGTGAACCGCGAGATCAACATCCTCATCGACCCTGACCGGATGGCGGCCCGCGGTCTGACCGCGCCCCAGATCAACACCGCCCTGCGCGGCTTCGACATCGACGCGCCCGGCGGCCGGGTGGCGATCGGCGGCCGCGAACAGACCCTGCGGGTGCTTGGCGCGGTCAATACGCTCAACGCCCTGCGCGACCTGACCATCCCCACAGGCGGCGGACGCTATGTGAAGTTGACCGACGTGGCCGAGGTCGGCGACGGCTCCAGCGAGGTGCGCGGCTTCGCGCGTCTGAACGGCGCGGCGGTGGTCGGCTTCCAGGTGATGAAGACCCGCGACTCCAGCGACGTCGGCGTCGACGACGCGGTGATCAAGGCCATCGCCAAGCTGGAGCAGGCCCACCCGGGGGTGAAGTTCACCCGAATCTTCTCCTCCGTCGACGAGACCCGCGCCAGCTTCCGCGCCACGCAGCACGTGCTGCTGGAAGGCATGTTGCTGGCGGCCATCGTGGTGTTCGTGTTCCTGCGCGACTGGCGCTCGACGATGATCACCGCCTTCGCCATGCCGATCTCGCTGATCCCGACCTTTTTCTTCATGAAGCTGTTCGGGTTCTCGCTGAACGTCGTGACCCTGCTGGCCCTGACCCTGGTGGTGGGCATCCTTGTCGATGACGCCATCGTGGAGATCGAGAACATCGAGAAACGGGTGGCCCAGGGCATGCGGCCCTTCAAGGCCGCCCTGCAGGGCGCCGACGCCATCGGCCTGGCGGTGGTGGCCACCACCATGGCCATCGTCGTGGTGTTCATGCCGGTCAGCTTCATGAAGGGCATGGCCGGCCAGTTCTTCCGGGAATTCGGCCTGACGGTCTGCGTGGCTGTGCTGTTCTCCCTTGTGGTGGCCAGACTTCTGACGCCGCTGATGGCCGCCTATCTGCTGAAGCCCACCAGCCACCCGGTGGAGCGCAAGCCCTTCGAGGGCTTTTACCGCAACGCCCTGGAATGGTCCCTCGACCACCGGATCGTCGCCTGCATCCTGGGCGGCGTGGTGTTCGTGGGCTCGCTGTTCCTGGTGCCCATGCTGCCGCAAGGCTTCCAGCCGGCCGGCGATCCCGACTACATCTATGTCGACCTGCAAGGCCCCCCCGGTGCGAGCGCCGCGGCCATGGAGGACGTCGCCCTGCGCGTCAGCCACGTGTTCATGGGCCGACCCGGCGTGCGGGCCGTCTTCGCCCAGGTGGGCTCCACCGCCAGTTCCGGAGGTCCCGGCTTCGGCGGGGCCGGCGGCGGCAGCGACCTGCGCAACGGCACGGTCACCGTCCTGCTGGACGAGCACCGCACCATCAGCGGCGACGAACTGAAGGCCCAGACCCGCCAGGCCCTGCGCGAGGTGCCCGACGCCCGCATCACCTTCCTGAACTTCCAGGGGTCGGCGGGCCTGCAGGCCATCCTCGCCTCCAACGACCCAGCCGCCCTGACGGCCGCGTCGCTGGAGCTGGAAAAGCAGATGCGGACCATCGACATCATCGCCGATCCGCACGCCTCGGCCCCGCCGATCGGCCCGGAACTGGTGATCCGCCCCCGCGCCGACGAGGCCGCGCGCCTTGGCGTATCGGTGGACACCATCGCCCAGGTGGCCCGCGTCGCCACGGTGGGCGACATCGACGCCAATGTCGCCAAGCTGACCGCCGGCGAGCGCCGCATTCCGATCCGCATCCGCATGCCCGCCGACGCCCGCGCCGATCTGGAGCGGATCAAGGCCCTTCGCATCCCCACCGTCACCGGGGGCTCCACGACGCTGGACGCCGTGGCCGATGTCAGCTTCCAGGCGGGTCCCGCCAAGATCGACCGCCTCAACCGCAAGCGTCAGCTGACCATCCAGGCCGAGCTGAACGGCGCGGAGCTCGGGGACGCCTACAAGCGGGTCCGCGCCCTGCCGATCATGAAGCACCTGCCGCCGGGCGTGGCTCCGGCCGAGACCGGTCAGCTGGAGGCCCAGCAGGAGCTGTTCGGCTCCTTCGGCCTGGCCCTCTTCGCCGGTGTGGCGATGATCTACGGCGTTCTGGTCCTGTTGTTCCGCAGCTTCTTCAAGCCGGCGGTGATCCTGACGGCCCTGCCGCTGTCCTTCGCGGGCGCCTTCCTGGGGTTGTTGATCTTCAACCTCTCGCTCTCGATCCCTTCGCTGATCGGCTTCCTGATGCTGATGGGCCTGGCGGCGAAGAACTCCATCCTGCTGGTGGAGTACGCCATCGAGCGAGAGCGAGAGGGCATCCCGCAGCGCGACGCCATCCTGGAAGCCTGCCGAGAGCGGGCCCGGCCCATCGTCATGACCACCATGGCCATGGCCGCGGGCATGCTTCCTACCGCCTTCGCCCTGGAAAAGGGTGCGGAGTTCCGTCAGCCGATGGCCGTGGCCGTGATCGGCGGCCTGATCACCTCGACCCTGCTGTCGCTGGTGCTGGTGCCGGTGGTCTACGAGCTGGTGGATGACTTCGAGATGTGGCTGCGGCCGCGCCTGGCCAAGCTGGTGACCCCCCGCGACGCCCCAGCGGTCGCCGCGCCCGAGGACCGGCTCTAG
- a CDS encoding VOC family protein, which yields MTLPRFHLAFPVRDLEEARAFYGGLLGCPEGRSSPDWIDFDFYGHQIVAHLSPDEGGHQSTSAVDGEDVPVRHFGAILTLPQWEEMAAKLKAANTTFVIEPQIRFKGEPGEQATLFFLDPSGNALEFKAFADDAMVFAK from the coding sequence ATGACCCTGCCCCGCTTCCACCTCGCCTTCCCCGTCCGCGACCTCGAGGAGGCCCGCGCCTTCTACGGCGGCCTGCTGGGCTGTCCGGAGGGCCGGTCCAGTCCCGACTGGATCGACTTCGACTTTTACGGCCACCAGATCGTCGCCCACCTGTCTCCGGACGAGGGGGGCCACCAGTCCACCAGCGCCGTGGACGGCGAGGACGTGCCGGTGCGCCACTTCGGGGCGATCCTGACCCTGCCGCAGTGGGAGGAGATGGCCGCCAAGCTGAAGGCCGCGAACACGACCTTCGTCATCGAACCGCAGATCCGCTTCAAGGGCGAGCCCGGCGAACAGGCGACCCTGTTCTTCCTCGACCCGTCCGGCAATGCGCTGGAGTTCAAGGCCTTCGCCGATGACGCCATGGTGTTCGCCAAATGA